A stretch of Clostridium formicaceticum DNA encodes these proteins:
- the spoIVA gene encoding stage IV sporulation protein A: MEKYHIYRDIAQRTQGDIYIGVVGPVRTGKSTLIKRVMDLLVLPNIENTYKKERAKDELPQSGSGKTITTTEPKFVPNEAVELVLKENASFKLRMIDCVGYLVKGALGHQEDGQSRLVNTPWFEKQIPFEEAAEIGTKKVIQEHSTIGLVVTTDGSITDIERENYIEAEERVINELKEIDKPFAIVLNSKTPDAEETQTLKNSLQEKYGVSVVIKDCATMNINDIHEILESVLFEFPITEINFNLPGWVESIESGHWLKSTIMKGIREIASHTRRIKNVETMIASLKDIENIKKVSLENIKMGEGSALIELTTDDNLFYKILGEKTGYDIAGDHQLIGLITELAKAKREYDRVEKALQDVKAIGYGLVPPSLEELALEQPEIFKHGNQFGVKLRANAPSLHFIRADIATEVSPVVGTEKQSEELVKYLLEEFEQNPEKIWETNMFGKSLHDMVKEQLQSKLQTMPDDTRIKLQKTLQKIINEGNGGFIAIIL, encoded by the coding sequence ATGGAAAAGTACCATATTTACAGAGATATAGCACAGCGTACACAAGGTGACATTTACATAGGTGTTGTAGGACCTGTTAGAACAGGAAAATCTACCTTAATAAAAAGAGTGATGGATTTGTTGGTTTTACCTAATATAGAAAACACCTATAAGAAAGAAAGAGCAAAGGATGAGCTTCCTCAAAGTGGTTCGGGAAAAACCATTACTACGACGGAGCCTAAATTTGTTCCCAATGAAGCAGTTGAGCTGGTTTTAAAAGAGAATGCATCTTTTAAGCTTCGCATGATTGACTGTGTTGGTTATTTAGTGAAGGGGGCTTTAGGGCATCAAGAGGATGGACAGTCACGATTAGTAAATACCCCTTGGTTTGAAAAGCAAATTCCCTTTGAAGAGGCAGCAGAAATTGGTACCAAAAAAGTCATTCAGGAACATTCTACCATAGGTTTAGTGGTAACAACCGATGGTTCCATTACTGATATCGAGAGAGAGAACTATATTGAGGCGGAGGAAAGAGTTATTAATGAACTGAAGGAAATTGATAAACCCTTTGCTATTGTCCTAAATAGTAAAACCCCAGATGCGGAAGAAACACAGACTTTAAAAAATAGTCTGCAGGAAAAATACGGGGTTTCTGTGGTGATTAAAGACTGTGCAACGATGAATATTAACGATATACATGAGATCCTAGAAAGTGTATTATTTGAATTTCCTATCACAGAGATCAATTTCAACTTGCCGGGATGGGTGGAAAGTATCGAATCGGGACATTGGTTAAAATCTACCATCATGAAGGGTATTCGAGAAATTGCCAGTCATACAAGAAGAATAAAAAATGTAGAAACGATGATAGCTAGTTTAAAGGATATTGAAAATATTAAAAAGGTCTCTCTTGAAAATATTAAAATGGGAGAAGGTTCTGCCTTAATTGAACTAACTACAGATGATAACTTGTTTTATAAAATTTTAGGTGAAAAAACCGGTTATGATATTGCTGGAGATCATCAATTGATTGGTTTGATTACAGAGTTAGCAAAGGCAAAAAGGGAATATGATAGGGTAGAAAAAGCATTACAGGATGTCAAAGCCATTGGTTATGGCCTTGTACCGCCATCTTTAGAGGAATTGGCTTTAGAACAACCAGAAATATTCAAACATGGTAATCAATTTGGTGTAAAACTAAGGGCAAATGCACCTTCCTTACACTTTATCAGAGCGGATATAGCGACAGAGGTTTCCCCAGTAGTAGGTACTGAGAAACAAAGTGAGGAACTAGTAAAATATTTGTTGGAGGAGTTTGAACAAAATCCAGAAAAAATATGGGAAACCAACATGTTTGGTAAATCCCTCCATGATATGGTAAAAGAACAATTGCAAAGCAAACTTCAAACAATGCCAGATGATACAAGAATTAAGTTGCAAAAGACTCTGCAAAAAATTATTAATGAAGGAAATGGGGGCTTTATTGCTATTATTTTATAA
- a CDS encoding NAD(P)H-dependent glycerol-3-phosphate dehydrogenase, which translates to MKKLSIAVLGAGSWGTALSLVLNSNNHVVNLWMRREEQYHQMLETRENRKYLPEVKIPSNIHLFTDSIAAIKGTDIILLAVPTQKVREVLKSIKSYVEPHQIIVNAAKGIEQKSQLRISEVVEAELPQQPYAMLSGPSHAEEVATNMPTAIVAASLKKDTAEFVQHAFMTSKFRVYTNPDVAGVELGGALKNVIAFGAGIADGLGFGDNVRAALMTRGIREIARLGKAMGADISTFAGLSGIGDLIVTCTSMHSRNRRAGILIGKGKSLKETLQEIGMVVEGITTTNVAYELAMKYNIEMPITEEIYKVLYEGRNPKDAVINLMTRDRKNEMEEIVNDSNVDWQ; encoded by the coding sequence ATGAAAAAGCTTTCTATAGCTGTTTTAGGTGCTGGAAGTTGGGGAACTGCTTTAAGTCTTGTGCTTAACAGCAACAATCATGTTGTGAACCTATGGATGCGTAGGGAAGAACAATATCATCAAATGCTAGAAACCAGAGAAAATAGAAAGTATTTGCCGGAGGTAAAGATACCCTCGAATATTCATCTATTTACTGATAGTATAGCTGCCATAAAGGGTACAGATATTATTTTGTTGGCGGTACCTACGCAAAAAGTACGAGAGGTATTAAAATCTATTAAATCTTATGTAGAGCCTCACCAGATTATTGTAAACGCTGCTAAGGGAATTGAACAAAAAAGCCAGTTAAGAATTTCAGAAGTAGTGGAGGCGGAGTTGCCACAACAGCCTTATGCAATGTTGTCAGGACCTTCCCATGCAGAAGAAGTAGCTACCAATATGCCTACAGCTATCGTAGCAGCTTCTCTTAAAAAGGATACTGCGGAATTTGTACAACATGCTTTTATGACATCAAAGTTTAGAGTATACACAAATCCTGATGTAGCAGGGGTAGAATTGGGTGGTGCGCTTAAAAATGTCATCGCCTTTGGGGCAGGTATAGCCGATGGTTTAGGTTTTGGTGATAATGTGAGAGCGGCTTTAATGACAAGAGGGATCAGAGAAATTGCTAGACTAGGAAAGGCTATGGGAGCAGATATCTCCACTTTTGCGGGGCTTTCTGGCATTGGGGATTTGATTGTTACCTGTACAAGCATGCACAGTAGAAATCGTCGTGCAGGGATTTTAATTGGCAAAGGAAAAAGTTTGAAAGAAACATTGCAGGAGATTGGTATGGTAGTAGAGGGTATTACTACTACCAATGTTGCCTATGAATTGGCTATGAAATATAATATAGAAATGCCTATAACAGAAGAAATCTATAAAGTACTTTATGAAGGTAGAAATCCTAAAGATGCTGTGATCAATCTTATGACAAGAGATAGAAAAAATGAAATGGAAGAAATTGTAAACGACAGTAATGTCGATTGGCAGTAA
- the plsY gene encoding glycerol-3-phosphate 1-O-acyltransferase PlsY encodes MQLLVLVIAYMLGNFSASYVIGKLSADIDIRKYGSGNAGTTNVMRTLGYKAAIFTLLIDCLKGVLAVYIARKFGSENLAMMAGVAVVVGHNWPALLDFKGGKGIATTIGVALSIHFNTALICIFIGIIILILFKYVSLAAMIAITLLPIFLIFQGWNYFVFGLVLCLLAVYRHRQNIQRLLQGTESKITEKLKVK; translated from the coding sequence GTGCAATTACTTGTTTTAGTAATAGCCTATATGCTGGGGAACTTTTCAGCTTCCTACGTGATTGGGAAGCTGTCTGCTGATATTGACATAAGGAAATATGGTAGTGGAAATGCTGGTACAACCAATGTTATGAGGACATTAGGCTATAAAGCTGCAATTTTTACGCTTCTAATAGATTGTTTAAAAGGGGTCTTAGCTGTCTATATAGCAAGAAAATTTGGTTCAGAGAACCTTGCTATGATGGCAGGTGTTGCTGTGGTTGTAGGACATAATTGGCCTGCGTTATTGGATTTTAAGGGAGGTAAAGGAATCGCTACAACAATAGGGGTAGCTCTTAGCATTCATTTTAACACTGCATTGATATGTATTTTCATTGGAATTATTATTCTTATTTTATTTAAGTATGTTTCCTTAGCAGCCATGATCGCCATCACCCTATTGCCTATTTTCTTAATCTTCCAAGGGTGGAATTATTTTGTTTTTGGTCTAGTGTTATGTTTATTGGCAGTTTATAGACATAGACAAAATATTCAACGTTTATTACAGGGGACAGAAAGTAAAATTACGGAAAAATTAAAAGTTAAATAG
- the der gene encoding ribosome biogenesis GTPase Der produces MAKPIVAVVGRPNVGKSTLFNKIAGKRIAIVEDEPGVTRDRIYTEVEWLNHKFTLIDTGGIEPESEEIIPAQMRRQAELAIETADVIVFMVDGRQGLISSDREIADMLRRSKKPILLVVNKVDTKEQSPHYYDFYELGIGDPLEISSALGLNMGDLLDQIVQHFPEEGVEDYDEEVMKVAIIGKPNVGKSSIINKILGENRVIVSDVAGTTRDAIDTPFSDGEDQYVFIDTAGIRRKSKITEHVERYSVIRSLAAIERADVCLLVVDAEEGITEQDKRIAGFSHENGKGLIIVINKWDLIEKETNTMNHFLKNIREELSFCEYAPVLFVSAVTGQRVIKILEKIKFVSNQHAMRVPTGTLNEVIGEAMLLNQPPSDKGKRLKIFYATQASVKPPTFILFINDKELMHFSYQRYIENRIRENFGFEGTPIRFINREKTGGDK; encoded by the coding sequence ATGGCAAAACCTATTGTAGCAGTTGTTGGAAGACCTAATGTAGGAAAATCAACACTTTTTAATAAAATTGCTGGAAAGAGAATCGCTATTGTAGAGGATGAACCTGGTGTTACAAGAGATAGGATTTACACAGAAGTGGAATGGTTAAACCACAAGTTCACGTTAATTGATACTGGCGGTATTGAACCAGAATCAGAAGAAATTATTCCTGCCCAAATGCGTAGACAGGCAGAACTAGCTATCGAGACGGCAGATGTTATTGTATTCATGGTGGATGGTCGACAAGGACTGATTTCTTCAGATCGTGAAATTGCAGATATGCTTAGAAGGTCTAAAAAGCCGATTTTGTTGGTTGTAAATAAAGTAGATACGAAGGAACAATCTCCCCATTATTATGATTTTTATGAGTTGGGTATAGGAGATCCTCTAGAGATTTCCTCTGCATTAGGCTTAAATATGGGGGATTTATTAGACCAAATTGTGCAGCATTTCCCTGAAGAAGGAGTAGAAGATTATGATGAAGAGGTAATGAAGGTAGCTATTATAGGCAAACCTAATGTAGGGAAGTCCTCCATCATCAATAAAATACTAGGGGAAAATCGAGTAATTGTAAGCGACGTGGCGGGAACCACGCGGGATGCTATAGATACACCTTTTAGCGACGGTGAAGATCAGTATGTTTTCATTGATACCGCAGGCATAAGAAGAAAAAGCAAAATAACAGAACATGTGGAACGCTACAGCGTGATAAGATCTTTGGCTGCTATTGAAAGAGCTGATGTATGCTTATTAGTGGTGGATGCAGAAGAAGGTATTACAGAACAAGATAAAAGAATTGCCGGCTTTAGCCATGAAAATGGAAAAGGTCTTATTATTGTCATTAACAAGTGGGATTTAATTGAAAAAGAGACCAATACAATGAATCATTTTCTAAAGAATATTCGAGAGGAACTATCCTTCTGCGAATATGCTCCAGTACTATTTGTATCTGCTGTAACAGGACAGAGGGTGATAAAAATCTTAGAAAAGATAAAGTTCGTATCCAATCAACATGCCATGAGGGTACCTACTGGAACACTCAACGAGGTAATCGGCGAAGCGATGCTATTGAATCAACCGCCTTCTGATAAAGGTAAACGACTTAAGATATTTTATGCCACACAAGCTTCCGTAAAACCACCAACATTTATACTATTTATTAATGACAAGGAATTAATGCATTTTTCTTATCAAAGATATATAGAGAATAGGATTAGGGAAAACTTTGGTTTTGAAGGAACCCCTATAAGATTTATCAATAGAGAGAAAACAGGAGGTGACAAATAG
- a CDS encoding DUF512 domain-containing protein — protein MVKLYIYDIILVAGTKKLKVGVFLKESNSKNVISKVAPGSIAEEVEIEVGDILLSINGEKIEDIIEYKFYLSDEYLELEIQKPDGEQWIIEVDKDYDEDLGIEFENPIIDEAKSCKNKCMFCFIDQLPNNMRKSLYFKDDDSRLSFLHGNYITLTNMKDEDIGKIIQYRISPINISVHTTDGDLRKKMLSNPRAGNILEILKKLAEHHIEMNCQIVLCRGVNDGEVLDATIKDLQELSYAVNSVAVVPVGLTRYREKLYPLEAFNAATALKTIEQIEVWQKKLIKKLDRNFVYLSDEFYLLAKKAFPSYEAYDGFPQLENGVGMVVKFQQEFYQHLQQIKEMTLETPQKVTLVTGTLVHEKISALCEALMKKIKNLTIQVEAVKNEFFGGQVSVTGLITATDLLKNLQGKDLGAKLILPESMLKSEEEIFLDDITISDIEKKLQTKVQVCEVEGSNLIDKILDFKS, from the coding sequence ATGGTAAAATTATATATTTATGATATAATATTAGTAGCAGGTACTAAAAAACTTAAAGTAGGTGTTTTTTTGAAGGAATCAAATAGTAAAAATGTCATTAGTAAAGTTGCTCCTGGAAGTATTGCAGAAGAGGTGGAGATTGAAGTAGGGGATATTCTGTTAAGTATTAATGGTGAAAAGATAGAGGATATTATTGAGTATAAATTTTACTTATCTGATGAATACTTGGAGCTGGAAATCCAAAAACCTGATGGAGAGCAATGGATTATTGAAGTAGATAAGGATTATGATGAGGATTTAGGAATAGAATTTGAGAACCCTATAATAGATGAGGCCAAGAGCTGTAAGAATAAATGTATGTTCTGCTTTATTGACCAGTTACCTAATAATATGAGAAAAAGCTTGTATTTTAAAGATGATGATTCTAGATTGTCTTTTTTGCATGGTAATTATATTACTTTGACCAACATGAAGGATGAAGATATAGGCAAAATTATTCAGTATAGAATTAGCCCCATAAATATATCAGTGCATACTACAGATGGCGACTTAAGAAAAAAAATGCTTAGTAATCCAAGAGCAGGAAATATTTTGGAAATATTAAAAAAGTTAGCTGAGCATCATATAGAAATGAATTGTCAAATTGTTTTATGTCGCGGCGTCAATGACGGAGAAGTATTAGATGCTACTATTAAAGATTTACAGGAACTAAGTTACGCCGTTAATAGTGTTGCGGTGGTACCGGTGGGATTAACAAGGTATAGAGAGAAACTTTATCCTTTAGAAGCATTTAATGCAGCAACTGCCTTAAAGACAATAGAACAAATAGAGGTTTGGCAGAAAAAACTCATAAAAAAGCTAGATAGAAATTTTGTCTATTTATCAGATGAGTTTTATCTCTTAGCAAAGAAAGCATTTCCTTCCTATGAGGCCTATGATGGTTTTCCACAGTTGGAAAATGGTGTGGGTATGGTGGTAAAATTTCAACAGGAATTTTATCAGCATTTACAGCAAATAAAAGAGATGACACTAGAAACACCACAAAAAGTAACTTTGGTTACAGGAACATTAGTTCATGAAAAAATAAGTGCTCTTTGTGAAGCTTTAATGAAAAAGATAAAGAACCTTACCATACAAGTAGAAGCAGTAAAAAATGAATTTTTTGGTGGTCAAGTGTCGGTAACAGGATTAATTACTGCCACTGATTTATTAAAAAACTTACAGGGAAAAGATTTAGGAGCAAAGTTAATTCTTCCTGAATCCATGTTAAAGTCAGAGGAAGAAATATTTTTAGATGATATCACAATAAGTGATATAGAAAAAAAATTGCAGACCAAAGTACAGGTTTGTGAAGTAGAAGGAAGTAACTTAATTGATAAGATTTTAGATTTTAAATCATAA
- a CDS encoding DUF3189 family protein: MNIIYSCFGGAHSSVVTASIHMGYLPIDRQPTKEEILSIPFYDKAQNEEIGKPLHMGVDKKSHRIYVMGMGHSRDYYTKMAYELYSQWMTTYKKDLVIINVTSLLNNATRLGGFLSRRLNVVGVGRPLTVYGIRKNYHYFTELVKNVQETIP, encoded by the coding sequence ATGAATATTATATACAGCTGTTTTGGTGGAGCACATTCCTCTGTTGTTACGGCATCCATTCATATGGGTTATTTACCCATAGATCGGCAGCCAACGAAAGAAGAAATACTGTCAATACCTTTTTATGACAAAGCACAAAATGAAGAAATAGGTAAACCTCTACATATGGGGGTAGATAAGAAAAGTCATAGGATTTATGTAATGGGAATGGGGCATTCCCGAGACTATTATACAAAAATGGCTTATGAGCTTTACAGTCAGTGGATGACTACCTATAAAAAGGATTTGGTGATTATCAATGTAACTTCTTTACTCAACAACGCTACAAGACTCGGTGGTTTTCTATCTAGACGTTTAAATGTTGTAGGTGTAGGAAGACCTTTAACTGTCTATGGCATTCGAAAAAATTATCACTATTTTACAGAGTTAGTGAAAAACGTGCAGGAAACAATTCCGTAA
- a CDS encoding DUF3189 family protein, whose product MKIVYVYKKNVYAAYKAAYLHLKLDANALSQEVLKKANREVKPYYLGVDEDLNEVYVADGGRNLTIYKNVIEGLASIYGEEIKIIDIK is encoded by the coding sequence ATGAAAATAGTATATGTCTATAAAAAAAATGTGTATGCAGCCTACAAAGCTGCATATCTTCATTTAAAATTGGATGCAAATGCTCTATCGCAAGAGGTGTTAAAGAAAGCAAATAGGGAAGTAAAGCCCTATTACTTAGGTGTAGATGAGGATTTAAATGAGGTATATGTAGCTGACGGCGGCAGAAATTTAACCATCTATAAAAATGTTATAGAGGGCTTAGCTTCTATTTATGGTGAAGAGATAAAGATTATTGACATAAAATAA
- a CDS encoding capping complex subunit for YIEGIA has translation MEIGITELIIAVVTMHKDKVGGSAPIFYVENEEELERMALLISKTTRGMVHDLEGGTYIIVKH, from the coding sequence ATGGAAATTGGCATTACAGAGTTGATTATAGCAGTCGTTACAATGCATAAAGATAAGGTAGGTGGCTCTGCCCCTATATTTTACGTGGAGAATGAGGAAGAACTGGAAAGAATGGCTTTACTGATTTCAAAAACCACAAGAGGTATGGTGCACGACTTAGAGGGAGGCACTTATATCATTGTGAAACATTAG
- a CDS encoding YIEGIA family protein — translation MDKHFITIIISMIMGVIARTYMMKIDYRQYPTYPQAYLSHFTLGVIAAGLGAVVIPAITEKEYVAVTFLAIAAQHFRDVRSMERESLDNIEPTELVPKGTAYIEDIAKTFEARNYMAIITATATGTVMYIGELLQLSIFIRAIFGIVIGAIVINALNKMLETKLIDDIAEVKEAKITFEGPLLAIAGVIIMNIGLKDAREVFMKNGIAVEIVPKDENAIAILSNIGQRQAIQHNAAIQLGIRKDVDEPDFTPIARRNPENGNIVMAIVAMEPNIEYLIEAVRRTPIIESSKRKPLDSYVGKKVSMKD, via the coding sequence TTGGATAAACACTTTATTACAATAATTATTTCAATGATCATGGGTGTAATCGCTAGAACATACATGATGAAAATAGACTATAGGCAGTATCCTACTTACCCACAAGCCTATTTATCTCATTTCACATTAGGTGTCATAGCAGCGGGCTTAGGAGCTGTTGTTATTCCAGCTATTACAGAAAAAGAGTATGTGGCGGTTACATTTTTAGCTATTGCTGCCCAACACTTTAGGGATGTTAGAAGTATGGAGAGGGAGAGTTTAGATAATATTGAGCCTACCGAATTAGTTCCAAAGGGAACTGCTTATATCGAAGATATAGCGAAGACCTTTGAAGCTAGAAATTATATGGCAATTATCACAGCAACTGCTACTGGAACGGTTATGTATATAGGGGAGCTATTACAGCTTTCTATCTTCATTAGAGCAATCTTCGGGATTGTTATAGGCGCTATTGTTATCAATGCATTAAATAAAATGTTAGAGACAAAATTGATTGATGATATAGCTGAAGTGAAGGAAGCGAAAATTACCTTTGAAGGTCCTCTATTAGCCATAGCAGGGGTAATTATTATGAACATAGGGCTAAAGGATGCAAGAGAAGTTTTTATGAAAAATGGCATTGCAGTGGAAATTGTTCCTAAAGATGAGAATGCTATAGCAATTTTATCGAATATAGGACAACGTCAAGCAATACAGCATAATGCGGCAATTCAACTGGGTATTAGAAAGGATGTAGATGAGCCTGATTTTACACCTATAGCTAGAAGAAATCCTGAAAATGGTAATATTGTTATGGCAATTGTAGCGATGGAGCCTAATATTGAATATCTTATTGAAGCAGTAAGAAGAACCCCCATCATAGAATCATCTAAACGAAAACCATTAGATTCTTATGTTGGTAAAAAGGTTAGTATGAAGGATTAA
- the spoIIP gene encoding stage II sporulation protein P: MKNRLSLCLVIILILMVFSVPVVHGDDWYGEYGKYYRVYDAENNQLLFETAREVSRGDQYLSGDNKMYHIVRVNTKSHLAYAEFVEEVQLPKVNKEALQKVQLALKEGGLAALILAQEGEEGGGEEEQDRRVGIYATHSAESYTPTDGSESIEGGGGILKVAEILKNSFDNYGVEGVFDNTSHEPHDAGAYKRSRRTAVQLMRDQGINTLIDVHRDAVPAEAYLTEIEGEPASKVRLVIGRRNQNFKANEELAMQVKAVADESRPGLIKDIFYAKGDYNQDLTPRAMLVEMGTYQHTRQRAEKAADYLAEVVTTALFGGIIEEEAADEEGVAPGPQRTGGVEESNTGSGTGIIGLIAVIAIGGFAFLFLSSGGKEWKSKFSNFKQEFANFLGRRKRK; this comes from the coding sequence ATGAAAAATAGATTAAGTCTATGTCTTGTTATAATCTTAATCCTAATGGTATTTAGTGTTCCAGTGGTTCATGGAGATGACTGGTATGGAGAGTATGGTAAATATTACAGAGTTTATGACGCTGAAAATAATCAATTATTGTTTGAAACAGCTCGAGAGGTTTCACGAGGTGACCAATATTTAAGTGGTGATAACAAAATGTACCACATCGTAAGGGTAAACACCAAAAGTCATTTAGCTTATGCGGAGTTTGTTGAAGAGGTGCAATTACCAAAAGTGAATAAGGAAGCCCTTCAAAAAGTGCAACTAGCCTTAAAAGAGGGGGGATTAGCCGCATTGATTTTGGCACAAGAAGGTGAAGAAGGTGGAGGAGAGGAAGAGCAGGATAGACGCGTCGGAATCTATGCAACCCATAGTGCTGAGTCCTATACACCTACCGATGGCAGCGAAAGTATTGAAGGTGGAGGTGGTATATTAAAGGTAGCTGAGATATTAAAAAACAGCTTTGATAATTATGGTGTTGAAGGCGTATTTGATAATACCTCTCATGAGCCCCATGATGCAGGAGCTTATAAGAGATCTCGAAGGACTGCGGTACAATTGATGCGGGATCAGGGAATTAATACCTTAATCGACGTTCATAGGGATGCCGTACCGGCAGAGGCATATCTGACAGAAATAGAAGGGGAGCCTGCTTCTAAGGTAAGGTTGGTTATAGGCAGGCGTAATCAAAACTTTAAAGCTAATGAGGAACTAGCTATGCAGGTAAAGGCAGTAGCAGATGAAAGTCGTCCAGGATTAATTAAAGATATTTTCTATGCAAAGGGTGATTATAATCAGGATTTGACGCCAAGAGCTATGTTAGTAGAAATGGGCACTTATCAGCATACAAGACAAAGAGCAGAAAAAGCGGCAGATTATTTAGCTGAAGTAGTGACAACAGCATTGTTTGGAGGCATTATAGAAGAAGAGGCTGCTGATGAGGAAGGGGTTGCTCCAGGACCTCAGCGGACTGGGGGAGTGGAAGAGAGTAATACAGGTTCTGGCACAGGAATTATTGGTCTTATTGCTGTAATAGCCATAGGAGGTTTTGCCTTTCTATTTTTAAGTAGTGGAGGAAAAGAATGGAAATCAAAGTTTTCTAATTTTAAACAGGAGTTTGCTAACTTTTTAGGAAGAAGAAAGAGAAAATAG
- a CDS encoding DUF1614 domain-containing protein has translation MAIGMILLIVVSILIFAGLAERVLDRLRLSDKAAIAIIIAIVVSTIFLPDINVTENVSFNVGGFVIPVALAIYLFIKAETGKERWRAVIAAVVAGGVIYATQRYILPAEPEAQNIEPNYVYAIIAGIIAYVLGRSRRAAFIAGVMGVVITDIIQMVINAINNIPAPTRFGGAGGVDTTVIAGVLAVLLAEIIGEIRERLQGGTEKKEMHFEKGHFVSTLGESEKKSQKDDEEKRGDKDEK, from the coding sequence ATGGCCATAGGAATGATTTTACTAATCGTTGTATCCATATTGATTTTTGCAGGCTTAGCAGAAAGAGTATTGGACCGACTGAGATTAAGCGATAAGGCAGCAATAGCAATTATTATTGCAATTGTTGTATCTACTATTTTTTTACCAGATATTAATGTCACCGAGAACGTATCCTTTAACGTAGGAGGCTTTGTTATTCCCGTTGCTTTAGCAATTTATTTATTTATTAAAGCTGAGACAGGAAAAGAAAGATGGAGGGCTGTTATAGCAGCGGTTGTGGCAGGAGGGGTTATTTATGCAACGCAAAGATACATACTTCCTGCAGAACCTGAGGCACAAAATATCGAACCTAACTATGTTTATGCAATAATAGCAGGAATCATTGCTTATGTTCTTGGACGGTCTAGAAGAGCCGCTTTTATCGCTGGGGTCATGGGGGTAGTGATTACGGATATAATACAGATGGTTATAAACGCCATCAATAATATACCAGCACCCACTAGGTTTGGCGGCGCTGGCGGAGTAGATACTACGGTGATTGCTGGAGTTTTGGCTGTTTTATTGGCTGAAATTATAGGAGAAATTAGGGAAAGATTACAGGGAGGGACAGAAAAAAAAGAAATGCACTTTGAAAAAGGGCATTTCGTTAGTACACTAGGTGAAAGTGAAAAAAAATCACAAAAGGATGATGAAGAAAAAAGAGGTGACAAAGATGAAAAATAG